The following DNA comes from Tunturibacter psychrotolerans.
CCGCCAGCACCGCCAGCGCATCGCTGCCATCCTTCGCCTCTTCGCACACAACATCCATTCGGTTCAGCAGGTGCCGCAAATACTCGCGGATAAAGCTCGAATCATCAACGATCAGGGCTCGCATCTATGCCTCCGTTCGAACTATTTTTGAAGAGCCCAACCTCCGATAACCGCGACGGAGACAACTTCTGCGGATCGAGCTGCACCATCAGCCCCGCCTCCATCTTGTACGCGCCATCAAACAACCACTTCCCCCGAGCCTCCAGTGTGCAAGGGTTATCCTCCAATACTCGCCGACTCACCGTCACCACTCCGCCCACCGCATCCACCACCAAACCAAACCGTTCCGCAGCTTCGTCATCAGCCATCACCAGCACGCAGCCCTTCCCCGTGTGCGCCTCCATACCCAACAAAGCGCGAAGATTCACTGTCGTCAGCACCTCGCCGCGATACGGAACAACTCCCGCGATGAATGACGGCGACATGGGCACACGCTGCAGATCCCGCTCTCCAAGTACCTCACGTATCTTCCTGGTATCGATGCCGAACATCTCAGTGCCGGCATAGAGCGAACACAGCGACACCGCGTCGCTCTCATCCTGAATCTCGTCAAGCTTCTCCCTACCGGCTATCTTCACGCGACCTCCTGCCATCCAGCCTTCGCCTTCACTCCAAACTCACGATGAACCAGCGTCAGCTTCTCTTTCACCAGGGCAAGCTCCATCCCCTCGGTCGCCTCATCCTGATCGAGCAGCGTTCCCGTTGAAACATCGAGCACTCGTCGCACCACCATGCCGCCGCGCTGCGCTCCTCCCACGCTGGCATCACCGCATATCAGCACCGTCACCATCGGCTCTTCGCCTGCCTGCCGCGCCGTCTCCATCTCAATCAACACACTCCCTTCATCCCTCAACGGCAGCAGCTCCCCGCGGTACTGAAGCAATGCGCGTCCACCCGCATATTCGATCTGCCCCAGCGGCACGCTTTCAATCCGTTCCACAACATCCAGTGGCAACGCCGTTCTCTCTCTTACCCGATC
Coding sequences within:
- a CDS encoding chemotaxis protein CheW, which produces MKIAGREKLDEIQDESDAVSLCSLYAGTEMFGIDTRKIREVLGERDLQRVPMSPSFIAGVVPYRGEVLTTVNLRALLGMEAHTGKGCVLVMADDEAAERFGLVVDAVGGVVTVSRRVLEDNPCTLEARGKWLFDGAYKMEAGLMVQLDPQKLSPSRLSEVGLFKNSSNGGIDASPDR